The sequence CGCCAGCACGGTCATGATTTTGGTGGCCTTCGCCAAGATGCTCGCCGTGTCCTTTCTGGGCACAGTGGCGGTAATCTCCTTTCTGGGGCTTGGGCTGTTTACGTTTTTGCGCCTCGTGCACGGAGTCTACGCCTTCATGGACTCCTCACGCCGCGCGGAGATGGATTTCTCCGCGAGCCTGCGCCACCTTCAGCATGGATTGACACAGCTCAAGCTCCACAAGCCCAAGACAACGGATCTCTTCATGGGGGAGATCACCCCTGGGCTCGACAAGGTGTCGAGCGCAAGGGAGTCCGCCGAACGCGGCCATGGACGGGCCATTTCGTTTTTTGCCGTGTTCAACCTGCTGATTCTGGGCCTTGTCCTTTTCCTCATGCCCGGCTTTTTGCAACTCGACGCCACCTCCACTTCCACCCTGCTGATTCTCAGCATGTTCTGTCTGAGCCCAATGATGAGTCTTGTGGGGTTTGTCCCCATGCTGACCAAGGTGGAAATGAATCTGCAGGAGCTGACCCTGTTCGAGAGCCGCTTGGACGCCATCGCGGAGCCGTTCGAAAAGGAGGGGATCGAGGCCCGTTGGCAGCATCCCGACCCCAAGGTTCCCGGCTTTGAGTCGTTATCGTTGCGCGACGTGCGTTTCGATTATTTCGATCGCCAGGGCTTGCGCCTGTTCGGTGTCCACGTGAAGGACTTTTCGCTCGAGCGGGGAGAGTTGGTTTTCGTCAGGGGGGGGAACGGATCGGGAAAGTCCACGTTCATGAATGTCCTGGCCGGCCTCTATCCCGCGCAATCCGGCGAATTGTTCCTGAACGGCATGGCTCTTTCGGACGTGGGCATGGAGGCGTACCGCAACCTCTTCACCATCCTGCCCACGGATTTTCATCTTTTCAGCCGTCCCTTGGGCGTGGACGCCTCGGCCCGGCGCATGCGGAAGGTTCTCGAGCTGATGCGTATCGATTCCAAGGTGCGGCTGGAATCCGACGGCTCGTTTTCCACGCTAGACCTTTCCGCCGGGCAGAAAAAACGTCTGGCTCTCGCCTGCGCCCTGCTGGAGGACCGGGACGTATATCTCCTGGACGAAGTTGCCGCGGATTTCGACCCTGGTTTCCGGAAGTTTTTCTATGAAGAACTCCTGCCAGACCTGAAACGCGAAGGACACACCGTTCTGGCCATCTCCCATGATGATCGCTATTTTCACGTGGCCGACCGGGTTTTGAACATGCGCGATGGCATGTTCACTGATAATGGTCACGATGGAGACGCGGCATGAGGATTCTTGTATTTGGAATTGTTCTCTTTTTCGGGTTGCTTATCTTGCGCGCCACGGATTTCAAAAAAATTGAATCCAAAACAAATATTGATTTTGTACGCGAGCTTTACGAGAAAGTGAATAACACGCTTCCATCAGTTGTGAGCGCGAATGAAAATGAAAAAATTATTCGAGATCGTTTACAGTGCTATGCAGAAAATGATGATTATAAACAGCGTATTAGGGTGTGTAATAATTCTTATGCAAAAAGTCTTGTGAGTCAAGCAAGAAGCAGATTGACTTCACGTCCTGATATCGGTTTTTTTATTAAAAATGTTAATTTGTGTCCTGTAATGTATAGTATGTGTGTTGGGCAAACTGCAAATGATAAAGAAAGATGTGTTACTTTCGAACGGCAATGCGTTGATTATATGTTGGATGAATTTTGGAGAGGAGCTGCTCTATACTCACAACAACAATATCGATCTGAATGATGAAACAATTTTTTGAAAAGGCACGTTGGTTCTTATGTCGGTACAGGACACGTTTCGTGACGAGCGGCCTCGTTGCGGTGGTGGTCTTGGTGTTTCTGTGGCCAAAAATCGTTGTTTCCGTGCATCCTGGCGAATTGGGCGTCCTGTATTCCCGGTTTTTCGGAGGCACGATTTTGGACAGAACGTACCAGGAAGGACTGCATGTCATCCCGCCCTGGGATATCCTTTTCGTTTACGATGTCCGCATCCAGGAAGAAACCCAGTCTGTCGACGTGTTGACCCTGGACGGTCTGACGGTGACGGTCCAGGTATCGCTGCGGTATCAGATTTTATGCGACAGGCTGCCCGTCTTGCACCAGCAGATCGGCCCGGATTACAAGAGGAAAATCATCCTGCCGATCATGACTTCCGCGGTGCGCCAAACCGTTGGCAATTATCGGCCCGATGCGTTGTATTCCACGGCGCGGCAAGAATTGCAGGACAAAATGCTCGTTGAAGCCATTGAGGAGATGGGACGCATCCCTGTCCTTATTCATGGATTTGTCGTCAAGGAGATCATCCTGCCCGAATTGCTCAGGACATCCATTGTGGACAAGCTGATCGCCGAGCAACAGTATCTACGCTATCATTATCTCCTACTTGAAGCCAAGGAAGAGGCCAAGCGAAAGGCTATTGAAGGCCAGGGGGTCCGATATTACCAGGCTCTCGTGAATGAAAACATGACGGAGAATTATCTGCGCTACGAGGGCATCCAGGCCACGGCCAAGCTCGCGGCCTCGGAAAATGCCAAGGTTGTTGTCGTGGGTAGCGGAAAAGATGGCTTGCCTATCATTTTGAACACTCAGGACACGCCCAGGCTGACGGATACGCTCAACGCCAGCGTATCGCGGATGCAAGATGTTCAGAGCGGTCCAAGCGTCCCCGGCAACGCGTCGAGCGAAGGACTCGTGCGTTCTGCGGGCGGAGGTCTTAATTGGGATTTGCGTGAGTCCGATATGGTGGATTTTATAGATCGGATTGACAGGATTTTACTTAATCCAACAAAAGATATTTCGCAAAAACCCTAGATTTGTTTGAAAAATACAATGACACTGCGCCGTGATGCGGCGTGTCGAACGCACTAATCGGAAGCGGAGAGTATGCGATGTTCCTCTTTTTGATTTTTTTTGTCGGAAGCCTGATCGTCGCTTTTTTGGGCAGGAACTGCAAATTCGGTTTCTGGGGGAATTTTTTTGCGAGCATGCTCCTGTCTCCCCTGGTTGGCATCCTGCTGGTTTTGGCCGCGGACCCCAAGCCCGCGCCCAAGGGTTCGGAGTGCTGGACCCAATCAGATCGACCCTAGAAATGAGAAATGGCTCGGTTCGCTTGAAAAGATTCGCCTGATTTCTAGGTGGAAGCTCCTTCTTGCCTACATCGCACCGTTCATCGGCGGCATCCATTCGGCGTACGCCTCGTCAGGCGTTTTTCTACTCAAGCGCGAATGTGGCCGATTTTTATTGAACCAGTCCAAATATTCCATGATCGATTTTCAGGCATCGCTCACCGTGTCGCGGGCGGGTAGACCTGTTCATGCCT is a genomic window of Deltaproteobacteria bacterium containing:
- a CDS encoding cyclic peptide export ABC transporter, which translates into the protein MRPPFDGPAPGAHYPCNQWSAKFLISMLQLKQSHFFTLLWKQAGTEGPKLVAACLAAGLMQGLAVFSVLQGLEQMFADGIRFHTFLAFLVCLGIFYRLFRYMTEQTALIALRGVMEWRMRVATKLRGVSQLEYAKLDPGQVQSALLDEREMVVEASRMLMASAASTVMILVAFAKMLAVSFLGTVAVISFLGLGLFTFLRLVHGVYAFMDSSRRAEMDFSASLRHLQHGLTQLKLHKPKTTDLFMGEITPGLDKVSSARESAERGHGRAISFFAVFNLLILGLVLFLMPGFLQLDATSTSTLLILSMFCLSPMMSLVGFVPMLTKVEMNLQELTLFESRLDAIAEPFEKEGIEARWQHPDPKVPGFESLSLRDVRFDYFDRQGLRLFGVHVKDFSLERGELVFVRGGNGSGKSTFMNVLAGLYPAQSGELFLNGMALSDVGMEAYRNLFTILPTDFHLFSRPLGVDASARRMRKVLELMRIDSKVRLESDGSFSTLDLSAGQKKRLALACALLEDRDVYLLDEVAADFDPGFRKFFYEELLPDLKREGHTVLAISHDDRYFHVADRVLNMRDGMFTDNGHDGDAA
- a CDS encoding prohibitin family protein, giving the protein MMKQFFEKARWFLCRYRTRFVTSGLVAVVVLVFLWPKIVVSVHPGELGVLYSRFFGGTILDRTYQEGLHVIPPWDILFVYDVRIQEETQSVDVLTLDGLTVTVQVSLRYQILCDRLPVLHQQIGPDYKRKIILPIMTSAVRQTVGNYRPDALYSTARQELQDKMLVEAIEEMGRIPVLIHGFVVKEIILPELLRTSIVDKLIAEQQYLRYHYLLLEAKEEAKRKAIEGQGVRYYQALVNENMTENYLRYEGIQATAKLAASENAKVVVVGSGKDGLPIILNTQDTPRLTDTLNASVSRMQDVQSGPSVPGNASSEGLVRSAGGGLNWDLRESDMVDFIDRIDRILLNPTKDISQKP